Genomic window (Actinomycetota bacterium):
ACGAACTGTCGTGCGACACCGTGATCGACTACACGGACGAAGGAAGGCTCATCGGCCACGTCGTCCTCGGCGAGCGGCGCCTTCGCGCGGCTATCGCGGCTGCCGGCGCCGATGTGCCGCCGGACGTGCTCGTGCGCCTGTCGCACACCATGCTGTCGCATCACGGCGAACTCGAGTGGGGTGCGCCGAAGCGCCCATGCACCCTGGAGGCGCTCCTGCTCCACCACGCCGACAACCTCGACGCGAAGGCTGCAGGCTTCGTCGAGGTCTCGACGGGGGCGTCAGTCGCAGGCGAGTCCTGGACGGACGCGTTCAATATGTTCCGCCGCCCGCTCTACGCGCCGCGGGCCGCCGAGGACGACCGCGATCACGCCCCCGATGAAGACGAGGTCGCACCGCGCGCGGCCGCGGGCTGAGCGTCCGGGCGTGCTACCCTTGTGCGGTCCCGGCGTGGAAGCGACGATGCTTCGCGCCCGTCCCGCGTGAGGAGTCACGAGCATGCGCTATCCCCAGGCTGAGATCGGCGTCTTCGGCGGCAGCGGCTTCTACTCGCTGCTCGAGGATGCCCGGGAGTTCAAGGTCGACACGCCGTACGGCCCGCCGTCGTCGCCGATCATGCACGGGGAGATCGACGGCCGTACGGTCGCGTTCCTGC
Coding sequences:
- a CDS encoding 5'-methylthioadenosine phosphorylase; the encoded protein is MRYPQAEIGVFGGSGFYSLLEDAREFKVDTPYGPPSSPIMHGEIDGRTVAFL